The window TATAATTGCTTGACTTATTACTGTAAAGGAAATTAATTTTGAATAAGCAAAACGATTAAGACCTACTCCTTTACAAGCTACTTGAGTAAAATAACCTACTCCTAAGCCCGGCCCTATAGAACCTATACCGATCGATAATGCACTTGCAAGTATAGCAAAAGCTTGAGGTAAAGTATTAATTGAGCTTAGTTGATTCATTATAATTAATGCTATAATAAACCCAAAAGCAGCTGGAGTTTGAATTAAAGATTGAGTCAGTAGCATTAAATTCATTATCTTTTTAGATATAAATAGTTGCTTAGACATAGATAATAAAGCAGCTTGAGCAGGCATTGAAGAAGCTATAGCTATTATAAAACCAGGAACAGATATAGCAAGAGAATAACCAAATCCTGCTATTGCTTGATAAATATTTTGAGGTTCATAAAAATATAAAAGAATAGAACCTATAAAACCAAGAAGTGCCGACGTTTCTACAATAGCAAGACCAAGCACTGCAGCACGTGAAAGATCACTTTTTGCAGCAGGCTGACGATTAATAGCATCTAAGCTAGCCTTTGATAATTTAGCCTGACTTAAAGCAACAGACATCGCTGTAATTACAGTTGATAACCCAATAGAAAAGTAGTGAATTAAATTAGAGCTTAATATTATAGACATAGATTAATTACTTTCATTTGCTTAATTTATTAGTTAAATTTTTTGAGTATTTTGACCTTCTTGGCTATGCACTGCCATTGCAATATTAGTTAAAGTTAAAATCGAAAATACAAAGGCTTGCAAAAAACCTTCAAAAATTACAAAAAATCCGGCCAAAAGTAAATTAAATCCTATAAGCATTCCAAGCGCATTAAGAATAAGAGAACCTGAAATAGCACTGTGATATATAGAGGTTATAACATATCCTCCAAATATATTACCAAATAATCGAAAAGAGACAGAAATAATACTAGCAACTTCCCCTAATAACTTAAGAGGTAACATAATAATACCTGCAATCAAATTAAAAGGAAACATTATATTAAATGGCATAAAAAATTCTTTAAGGTACTCTTTTAAACCATGAACATTAATCATTTGTTTATGCATATATAAGAACGAAGTAATACCTAAAGCTAAGGTAGTATTAATATTTTTGGTAGGTTCTTCTAAATTAGGAAATAAACTTATCCAATTACAAAATAATATAAATAAAAACAAAGATGATATAAAAAAATAATATCTACTTTCAAAATAACCAAAAGTTTGTTCTATTAAATTATATATATTCTTTACAAACTCTTTAATTAAAAAAGCACCTATACTATTTTTTCTTGAAAGGAAATATCGACATACTATAATTACAAGTAATATTACAGCCAATACGCACCAAGTATTAAAAACAGTTTCTATATCGATACCTGTAAATGAATAATCTATTCCTAAAAACTTAAGAGGATAGATAACTTTTTCATCACCTAATAAATTATTATTTGCCATTATAGTAAAAATTAGATTAAAATTTTTTTAATTATTTAATATTTATATTTAATAATAAATGTCCAAAAGCTTATAATAAAGCTTATTAAGAAAAGTATAGATTGTATTTTAAATAAGTGCAATAGATAAAAAAATATTATAAGTACAATAATAGTTCTTAAATAATAAAATATAGCAAATTTAAAACTATGGGTCTTTTCCTGATTAACAAGAAAAAACCCATATATAATACCTAAAATAATACCTAAAGTAACCAAAATAAAACTTTTAATTAATTCAGATAATATCATTATTTTTAGCTCTATATTAAATTAAAACTTCTTGATACCTTTGTATCTCCAGTAATGATTAACTATAGAATGAGATCCAGTAATTACTACAAGGCCGTATCTTTCATCTACAGATTTCTTAGCAGATTCAAATGCTTCTTCAAAACTTTTGCATGCTTTTGCTTTGATCTTCATGCTCTTAACATCATTAGTTACTTTTTCAATATCCCAAGTTTCTTCTTCTTGAACACCAGGTATTGGATTTTCTATTGGACAAATAATAAGTTGACCAGAAGTCTTTTTAAAGAAATATCTTATTAATTTTAAGAATTCATCTTGATGTAAAGTATTCTTTGCAGCTCCAACAATTATAGTTAAGCCTTTAAGTGGACGTTGGTAATGTAAAAGTCTAATGCCAAGAAGAACATTTTTAAATGCATCTACGTTACTTGCTGTATCAAGTAATACTGATGGCTTTTCTTTATCAAGAAATTGGAATCTTCCAGGAAGATCGACTGTTTCTTCATGCCAAAATTGCTCTATAGTCTTTTTTGGAGCAAGTTCTAGTTGACGTTTAGCTTCAAGTGTAGGACGTCCTCTTTGACCCTTTTGCTTACTTAGTAAACTATCAAATGTAATTTCAGCATTTTTATTATGAAAATTCTCTATATACATTTGAGCAAGACGTTCAGCAAGCGCAGCACATCTACCATGCAATTGTTCAAATGGATATGCAAGAGGAGCTAATTTTCTTATAGGCATTGCCCAATAAGCACCAACAGAATCTGCTATTTCATTCATATATTGTAAATTAGCTTTGCTTTGA of the Candidatus Babela massiliensis genome contains:
- a CDS encoding ATP synthase F0 subunit C, whose amino-acid sequence is MSIILSSNLIHYFSIGLSTVITAMSVALSQAKLSKASLDAINRQPAAKSDLSRAAVLGLAIVETSALLGFIGSILLYFYEPQNIYQAIAGFGYSLAISVPGFIIAIASSMPAQAALLSMSKQLFISKKIMNLMLLTQSLIQTPAAFGFIIALIIMNQLSSINTLPQAFAILASALSIGIGSIGPGLGVGYFTQVACKGVGLNRFAYSKLISFTVISQAIIETPVIFAVIIAFWLLSLSSSTIQNPIFAIVYLAVPFVIGLGTLGAGLGSARAAAAACQQIVANPQIYSSISRTSLIAQGIIDTAAIYAFIIALAIILKIT
- a CDS encoding F0F1 ATP synthase subunit A — its product is MANNNLLGDEKVIYPLKFLGIDYSFTGIDIETVFNTWCVLAVILLVIIVCRYFLSRKNSIGAFLIKEFVKNIYNLIEQTFGYFESRYYFFISSLFLFILFCNWISLFPNLEEPTKNINTTLALGITSFLYMHKQMINVHGLKEYLKEFFMPFNIMFPFNLIAGIIMLPLKLLGEVASIISVSFRLFGNIFGGYVITSIYHSAISGSLILNALGMLIGFNLLLAGFFVIFEGFLQAFVFSILTLTNIAMAVHSQEGQNTQKI
- a CDS encoding folylpolyglutamate synthase, which translates into the protein MMDIRKQVNNKSAPQEKQRNYNEVIEYLDKHWSFNADIKTLDRMKQLDQAFGFESQKLNTIFVNGTNGKSLTVHLTVKLLNEEKLKVGAFYSPHILTYNERFSINGETISNKVFTEIANTVIDKAEELNLKVNTYELLTMMAIRYFVEQNVDVAILEVNEGGKFNPVNICNAKVATITRAIPVDSTMDDEAMKVVIADMMGIVKPGTWIVSGDQSKANLQYMNEIADSVGAYWAMPIRKLAPLAYPFEQLHGRCAALAERLAQMYIENFHNKNAEITFDSLLSKQKGQRGRPTLEAKRQLELAPKKTIEQFWHEETVDLPGRFQFLDKEKPSVLLDTASNVDAFKNVLLGIRLLHYQRPLKGLTIIVGAAKNTLHQDEFLKLIRYFFKKTSGQLIICPIENPIPGVQEEETWDIEKVTNDVKSMKIKAKACKSFEEAFESAKKSVDERYGLVVITGSHSIVNHYWRYKGIKKF